The following DNA comes from Prunus dulcis unplaced genomic scaffold, ALMONDv2, whole genome shotgun sequence.
CAGTCCTCAAGTCCCCAACCCCCccctcccctttttttttttttttttttgggtgcataTGGGAATTGGGAAGTAGAGGCACAGAGGAATCTTTCCccaaaattgttaacaaactAAAAACTCggaggaattttttttaaaaaataggtGTATAGCTGGAAAAAGCTGGAAGACCTACTCCTCCAAGAAGCGCTTCACAACCTTCACGCTCGTTTTGACAACCTGCCTCTCCCATATCTCTGACCACCTCTTTCCGTCGTCCTCATCCGACGACGTCGTCGCAACCACCGCCCTAAATGCGTCCGTTGCATCTAGCCTCTGTAGTTCCCACCCTCCTCCCTTCAGCCGTAGGATCTTACCTATCTGCCTCTTCGCCAGCTGACACGTGTTGTCCTTGATCGCCCTCACCGCCTCTTCGTATGCTCCCCTCCGCTCCCGATCATCACCCTCCCCGCCTCTCCCCTGCGGTGGATACCTTTTAAAATACCTAGTGAACTCGGGAACCCCAATCGCCTTTCTCAACGCTGTCTGACTCGCCGTCGATTCGTCTTCGTCCTGGCGATCCGGGTCGCAGAACTCGGCCAACTCGTCCAACATCCCAGAGTCGAGCATTTCGTCCACTCGCTTGCACAAGTACTCCGTCAAGACCGCCAACGACACGTCCACCCACAGAAAACAGCAATTATACCTGAGCTCGGAAGAGACAGAGCCATTGAAACCCGGTTCGAAGACATTGGAGCCCGGTTCGAACCGGTCCACGAGGAGCGCATGAATGAAGGAGTTGGAGCCGCCGACGAGCATCGGCACCTTCCTTCGATTCGTAATGCTGGAAATGGCTTGACCGGCGACTGCGCGGAATTGGGAGGGAGTAAAATCGCCGTGGCGAGGGTCGAACTCGCCGAGGAGATGGTGGGGGACGCCGAGGCGGTCGGGGATGGGAAGCTTGTTGGTGGTGATGTCGAGGCCGGCGTAGAGTTGCATTTTGTCGGAGTTGACGATTTCGAAGGAAGGGAAGCGGGTGGCGAGGTCGAGGGAGAGGCGGGACTTGCCAGCGCCTGTGGCGCCCATGATAATGAGAAGCTTGTCCTTGCgctgttgttgctgttgtCGTTGGCGTGGGGTGGTGGGGCCGGAGGCCATGTGGGCCCAGCGGCGGGGCTTGTTGTGGGGGAGAGGATGATGATGGGAAGGAGTGGTAGGGCAGAGGTGGTTGACCGGCGGTAACAAGTGGAAACGAGAGATGTAAGaatataaattgaaattgagaTTAGAATAATGGTGGTGGGAGTGAGTTGGGAAGGGATGAAGTGTCATAGGAAGAGAAGGACAGGCTGTGTGTTTTGGTGAGCTGGGTATAATATGACCTGCACTGCACACACTGTTCACGCTTATACGGAATGGTAacggaagagagagagagagtgcttgttataatttttgtgtggGTGGGGAAGGTACAGACTAATTTGTCCACTGCTGCCTCCCTGGTCGACGATGGATATAACGATGATCAGTACTAGTAGTCAGGACAGGACAGTACAAAAACCTGTTGGTTAATgatggtggtggcggtggttgcggtggcggtggtggaGGAATAATGATCATATAGTATTAAAAGACCAAGACGAAACGACTTAGGAGTATGAAGGAAACGGCAGTGGGATATGGAAAAGCGGAGTGGTGTTTTTTGCCTGGAGCTGTTCTCTACTGGGCTCTTCATGCCCGTATCCCAGTTTGTTCATACTCGCCCTCTCCGTGcttctctgctctctctctctctctatctctctctttgtgcGTGTGTGTTTCTGCCTTTTATTGGCTCTTCCACCATCCCCCATGCCATACCtttctctttatatatatatatatacaacccTTCGCTTTAGTGCCATAACTTGTCAAcatgtttttatattttcttcttgacaaagttaaaatataaataaatttaatgtaAGCAGCTTTTaactcaagtgattaagaggAATTTCCTCTTCACTAtcgcttatatataaaataaaataaaaaagcaaaaatgggTCATGTTCTTCACTAGTTCACCATACTCACTCTCAACCATGGGCCCGTTAAAAGTAGAATACAAGTGCAAATACATACCAAATTCTAATAGTTGATAACAGACATTATTTgaacattttttattaaataataacgATTAAGGTAAATAACAAGcatcatatatatgaaatttgaaacacACCGAATTTATCTCTTCCTTAAGAACATGACACACATCAATTCCTCAGTCATGTTCAACCAATAACCTTTTTCAACACAAAAGTCATATACTCATATTCTCAAGTCAAATCAAGTtaaaagaattattttttttcaaacaaaaaacagagattCAATTCAAGCATTAGGTTTAGAGAGAAAACTGATGATGCATGAATTTGCATATTGGTAGTAAATGAACTATATAAtggcattattattattgtcaAAGTATCACGAGAATTCAGTACAAGATgaatgtttttatttgtaacttgttatattattttatttgaagtcTTCGAAGCTTAATTATTACTCTCTCaccctctttttctcttgaCCTTTTAATATTGCATAGTCCAACCCTTCCGTAACGATCAGATGCATGCTCCTAACCCTTTTATGCCTTAAAACCCCAGTTATTATTAATGGAGCAGAATTTGACGTTACAGATAGAGATAGAGAGGTTGCTGGATGCCATCAAGGGTTCAAAGCCTGCTGGCCCAATAATGGTTCTTGTTTTCAATAATAATCTTGATTTTTGTTCTTAATAAGGTTGAGATTctactcctcctcctcataACATATGTGATGACGAGAACTCATTTCTCTCTACTCAAAATGtgttgagagagagacaagAGTGACTTGTACTCAAAATCCATGTTATTTCTATGGTGGAAAATTATGTTCAAACAAGGGGG
Coding sequences within:
- the LOC117613518 gene encoding adenylate isopentenyltransferase-like produces the protein MTLHPFPTHSHHHYSNLNFNLYSYISRFHLLPPVNHLCPTTPSHHHPLPHNKPRRWAHMASGPTTPRQRQQQQQRKDKLLIIMGATGAGKSRLSLDLATRFPSFEIVNSDKMQLYAGLDITTNKLPIPDRLGVPHHLLGEFDPRHGDFTPSQFRAVAGQAISSITNRRKVPMLVGGSNSFIHALLVDRFEPGSNVFEPGFNGSVSSELRYNCCFLWVDVSLAVLTEYLCKRVDEMLDSGMLDELAEFCDPDRQDEDESTASQTALRKAIGVPEFTRYFKRYPPQGRGGEGDDRERRGAYEEAVRAIKDNTCQLAKRQIGKILRLKGGGWELQRLDATDAFRAVVATTSSDEDDGKRWSEIWERQVVKTSVKVVKRFLEE